The following proteins are co-located in the Acropora palmata chromosome 11, jaAcrPala1.3, whole genome shotgun sequence genome:
- the LOC141896803 gene encoding growth factor receptor-bound protein 2-like produces MEAQAKFAFVASQEDELSFEKGSILNVLDKDSDKNWCKAEQGNQEGWIPNSYIGMKPHGWYHGKITRRQAEEALLQIQHEGAFVVRESESTPGDFSLSARSGNMVQHFKIFKDDERKYYLWIRKFPSLNQLVEYHKTNSISKTQHILLNEVDFKSEMVQAMYTFTAQDDDELSFQAGDWITVLDKSNPSWWKGQVHGYVGIFPRNYVSPPKQRTMSS; encoded by the exons ATGGAAGCTCAAGCCAAATTCGCTTTTGTTGCTTCACAGGAGGATGAGCTGTCCTTCGAAAAGGGTTCTATCTTGAAT GTGTTAGACAAAGATTCAGACAAAAACTGGTGTAAAGCGGAACAAGGCAATCAAGAAGGATGGATCCCAAATTCCTACATAGGCATGAAACCTCACGG ctgGTATCATGgtaaaattacaagaagaCAAGCCGAAGAAGCACTCCTGCAGATTCAGCACGAAGGAGCCTTTGTAGTAAGAGAGAGTGAAAGCACGCCAG GTGACTTTTCCTTGTCTGCCAG GAGTGGGAACATGGTGCAgcacttcaaaatttttaaagatgatgaaagaaaatattactTATGGATCAGAAAGTTTCCATCCCTGAATCAGCTGGTTGAGTATCACAAAACAAATTCTATTAGCAAAACACAGCATATCCTTCTTAATGAAGTGGATTTCAAA AGCGAGATGGTTCAAGCAATGTACACATTCACTGCCCAAGATGACGACGAGCTAAGCTTCCAGGCTGGGGATTGGATAACCGTTCTGGATAAAAGCAACCCCAGCTGGTGGAAAGGACAAGTTCATGGCTATGTTGGAATCTTCCCACGCAATTACGTCTCTCcaccaaaacaaagaaccaTGTCATCTTGA